Genomic window (Selenomonadales bacterium):
ATATTGTATGCATTGTGTGCGATTTAAGCAACCGTCTCTGGGCGATGTTAAAGCCGTCTGAGTTCCGACGGGGCGGTCCTTCTGTAAACATTCCCTCATCATGTCGCAATCCTCCGTCCCTCAACGACATCCCACAAAAATTCTTGCCCAGAGACAGGTAATCACAAATTGTGATAGAAATTAAACATATCGGATACCAGATCTTTGGGGGGCGAGCACTCATGACGGAACCACTGGCAGACGCCATCATGCAGAAGCTTGAGCAGGCCGCTCTGAGTTATCATAGGCTCATTTTGGTGGTGGCACCGGAAGGGGCAGGCAAAACCGCCGCGCTGCGCGAAGTAGGCGTGCGCCTGTCCATTGCGCCGATTAACGTCAACCTCGCCGTATCCAGTAAAATGCTAGACCTTACCGCCCGCCAGCGCACGTTGCAGCTATCTCGCCTGTTGGCCGAAGTAGTCGACACGGCGGGCACGGACATAGTGCTGCTCGACAACTTGGAGCTCCTCTTTGACGTATCGCTACAGCAGGACCCGCTGCGGCTGCTGCAGGGGTTAGCGCGCCACAAGACCGTCGTGGCCACATGGAACGGCACTGTCGCCGCCGGGTATTTAACCTACGCGGTGCCCGAGCACCGCGAGTACAGGCGCTATGCCGCAGACGGCTTGCTGTTAGTTTCTAAGGAGGTTAGGCAGTGAAGTACGCAGACCTAATTAAGTTCGAACCCATCGAAACTGTGGTGCAGCTGCGGGACGCCGACAAAGCGGCCCTAGCCCGCCAGCTGGTCAAAACCTATGTATTCTCCGACGAAATGGCCGAGAAGTTAACTAGTCTCGTCGTGCCGCAGCTGCAATTCGATACGCCGGCGGACAACAAAGGCATGCTTATCGTCGGCAACTACGGCACCGGTAAGTCGCACTTAATGTCCGTCATCTCGGCCCTCGCCGAAAACAGCGACCTTGGCACCGAAGTCGGTCACCCCAAAGTGGCTGAGGCGGCGCACACGATTAGCGGGCGCTTCAAGGTGGTGCGGACCGAGCTTGGCGCTACCACCATGGCGCTGCGCGACATTTTAGTGGCCGAGCTCGAAGAGCATTTGTCGGCGCTAGGCGTTCCTTTTACCTTCCCCTCGGCAGACAAAACGCCCAACAACA
Coding sequences:
- the brxF gene encoding BREX-3 system P-loop-containing protein BrxF, whose translation is MTEPLADAIMQKLEQAALSYHRLILVVAPEGAGKTAALREVGVRLSIAPINVNLAVSSKMLDLTARQRTLQLSRLLAEVVDTAGTDIVLLDNLELLFDVSLQQDPLRLLQGLARHKTVVATWNGTVAAGYLTYAVPEHREYRRYAADGLLLVSKEVRQ